GGTTCGGGGTGGCCGTGCTGACGGCGTGCCTCGCCGTCGTCGGGCTCTCCGTGCCGGCCGCCTCCGCCACCGCGCCGCATGAGGTGAGCGGCAAGAAGTTCGTCATCGGCACGGACACCACCTTCGCTCCGTTCGAGTTCCGGGACCCCTCCGGTGAGCTGACGGGCATCGACATGGATCTCATCCGCGAGATCGCCAAGCGTGGCGGATTCGAGGTCGAGATCAAGTCCCTCGGCTTCAACGCCGCTCTCCAGGCGCTCTCGTCCAACCAGGTGGATGGCGTGATCGCCGGTATGTCCATCACGGACAAGCGCAAGCAGGTCTACGACTTCTCCGATCCGTACTTCGAATCCGGTGTTCAGATGGCCGTGGCCAAGAGCAACACCGACATCAAGGGTTACGAGGACCTCAAGGGCAAGACGGTCACCGCCAAGACCGGCTCCGAAGGGGAGACGGCGGCCAAGGAACTGTCCGGCAAGTACGGCTTCACGGTGAAGTCCCTGGACCAGTCGGCCACGATGTATGAACTGGTGAAGTCCGGCAACGCGGTCGGCGTGTTCGACGACTACCCCGTGCTGGCGTACGGCATCAGCCAGAACAACGGCCTCAAGACCGTGACGGACAAGATCCCAGGCGGCAGCTACGGCTTCGCCGTCAACAAGGGGAAGAACCCCGAACTGCTCGCGGCGTTCAACAAGGGCCTCTCCGAGATGAAGGCCGACGGCGAATACCAGAAGCTCCTCGACAAGTACCTCAAGGCGCCGGAGGCCGCGGCCGCGAGCAGCTTCTGGGATCTGCTGGTGCAGAGCTTCCCAGCCCTCATGAGCGGCCTGCGCAACACGGTGCTTGTCACCATCATCTCCTTCGCGGTGGCGATGGTCTTGGGCCTGTTCTTCGGCTTCCTGAAGATCTCGCGGAACGTGGTGGCGCGCGGTGTGGCGACCACCTTCGTCAACGTCTTCCGCGGCACGCCGCTCCTGGTCTGGGCGTTCTTCTTCTACTTCGGCATCCCACAGCTCACCGGGCAACCCATCAACATCTGGGTGGCGGGTGTCCTCACGCTGAGCCTCAACTCGGGCGCCTACATCACCGAGATCGTGCGCGGTGCCGTGCAGTCGGTGGACCCGGGCCAGCTGGAAGCGGCCCGGAGTCTCGGCATGGGCTACGGCAAGTCGATGCAGAAGGTCGTGGTGCCACAGGCCTTCAAGCTCATGACGCCGTCCCTCATCAATCAGCTGATCATCATGCTGAAGGATTCGTCCTTGCTCCTGGCCATCGGCTTCGCCGAGCTGCTGTACCAGGGCCAGCAGATCTACGCCGGCAACTTCCGCATCACCGAGACTCTCGTGATCGTGGCGGCGCTGTACTTCGTGGTGATCATGCTCCTGACACAACTGGCCAACTACGCGGACAGGAAGTTCAACAAATGAGCACGGGTGCAGAGACGGTCCGTGATGACCGGGCCGAGAAGGTCACGGTCACGGGCCTGAAGAAGTCCTTCGGCAGCAACGAGGTCCTCAAGGGCATCGACGCGGTCATCCACGAGGGCGAGGTGGTGGCGGTCATCGGCCCCTCGGGCTCGGGCAAGTCCACTTTCCTGCGCTGCCTCAACAAGCTGGAGGACATCTCCGGCGGCACAGTGCAGGTCAACGGTTATGACCTCACGGGTGCGAACGTGGACATCAACCAGGTCCGCCGCCAGATCGGCATGGTGTTCCAGCACTTCAACCTGTTCCCGCACATGACCGTGATCGAGAACATCATGCTGGCCCCCGTGGAGACCGGGAAACTGGACAAGGCGGCGGCCCGCACCCGTGGCCTGGAGCTCCTGGCCCGGGTGGGGCTGGAAGCCAAGGCCGACGCCCGTCCCGTGTCCCTCTCGGGCGGTCAGAAGCAGCGCGTGGCGATCGCCCGCGCGCTGGCCATGAGCCCGGACATCATGCTCTTCGACGAGGCCACCTCGGCCCTGGACCCGGAGATGGTCGGCGAGGTCCTCCAGGTCATCAAGGACCTGGCCTCCGAGGGTATGACGATGGTCATGGTCACCCATGAGATGGGCTTCGCCCGCGAGGTCGCCGACCGCGTCATCTTCATGGCGGACGGCTACATCTGCGAGCAGGGCACCCCCGACGAGCTGTTCGGCAATCCCCAGCAGCAGCGGACCAAGGACTTCCTCTCGAAGGTCCTCTGAGCGGTGGAGCTCTAAGCCGTGGCCGTCCGCGCGCGAGCCGTGCGGACCTGCTGAACGACGACGGCGGCCGCTTCCCCGGGTGGGGAGGCGGCCGCCGTCGTCGTGGGACGGGCCGTGGCCCGGAGACGGCTGCGTCAGAGGATCTCTTCGCGGTCCTGGAGCTCGATGACCCGTTCCTCGCGGAGCGCACGGAGGGCCGAGGACACGTGCAGGGCGCCGTGCACGCCGAAGTACTCGGGGAGATCCTGCTCGGCGACGAAACGCCAGCTCAGGAGTTCTTCCTCCTGCAGGGTGATCTCGGCGCCGTCGGCCAGGACACCGCCGTCGTACAGGAAGTTCAGTCCGTCGCCCACGGGGTCGGGGAAGGCGGAGTGCCCGATGATCAGGAGCGCCCCGGGCTGGATGTCCAGGCCCAGCTCTTCGAGGCCCTCGCGGCGGGCGGCCGCGCGGGGCGCCTCTCCGGCGTCCACCGTGCCCCCGGGCAGGAGCCAGCCGTCTTTGTAGTTGGGCTCGACGGCAAGGACCCTGCCCTCGCCGTCGCGGATCACCAATCCCGCGGCGACACGGCGGCGGGGGAGTGTGCGGAAGTATTCGATGCTTTCCGGACTGAGTTCGGCCATGACCCGAGCCTAGCAAGAGCGGGTGTCCCCGCATCAGGCCTGCGACCTCCCGCGACGGGCGGACGGCGAATAGTCTGTCTCCATGACAACGGAACGGTGGCGGCAGGCCACGGAATGGCCGCTCATGGCGG
The nucleotide sequence above comes from Arthrobacter woluwensis. Encoded proteins:
- a CDS encoding amino acid ABC transporter substrate-binding protein/permease; this translates as MNRQPWKTSRQKDGGGGPRGRRAPWARLTVLVRFGVAVLTACLAVVGLSVPAASATAPHEVSGKKFVIGTDTTFAPFEFRDPSGELTGIDMDLIREIAKRGGFEVEIKSLGFNAALQALSSNQVDGVIAGMSITDKRKQVYDFSDPYFESGVQMAVAKSNTDIKGYEDLKGKTVTAKTGSEGETAAKELSGKYGFTVKSLDQSATMYELVKSGNAVGVFDDYPVLAYGISQNNGLKTVTDKIPGGSYGFAVNKGKNPELLAAFNKGLSEMKADGEYQKLLDKYLKAPEAAAASSFWDLLVQSFPALMSGLRNTVLVTIISFAVAMVLGLFFGFLKISRNVVARGVATTFVNVFRGTPLLVWAFFFYFGIPQLTGQPINIWVAGVLTLSLNSGAYITEIVRGAVQSVDPGQLEAARSLGMGYGKSMQKVVVPQAFKLMTPSLINQLIIMLKDSSLLLAIGFAELLYQGQQIYAGNFRITETLVIVAALYFVVIMLLTQLANYADRKFNK
- a CDS encoding amino acid ABC transporter ATP-binding protein; this translates as MSTGAETVRDDRAEKVTVTGLKKSFGSNEVLKGIDAVIHEGEVVAVIGPSGSGKSTFLRCLNKLEDISGGTVQVNGYDLTGANVDINQVRRQIGMVFQHFNLFPHMTVIENIMLAPVETGKLDKAAARTRGLELLARVGLEAKADARPVSLSGGQKQRVAIARALAMSPDIMLFDEATSALDPEMVGEVLQVIKDLASEGMTMVMVTHEMGFAREVADRVIFMADGYICEQGTPDELFGNPQQQRTKDFLSKVL
- a CDS encoding NUDIX domain-containing protein, yielding MAELSPESIEYFRTLPRRRVAAGLVIRDGEGRVLAVEPNYKDGWLLPGGTVDAGEAPRAAARREGLEELGLDIQPGALLIIGHSAFPDPVGDGLNFLYDGGVLADGAEITLQEEELLSWRFVAEQDLPEYFGVHGALHVSSALRALREERVIELQDREEIL